The following proteins come from a genomic window of Syntrophales bacterium:
- a CDS encoding CaiB/BaiF CoA-transferase family protein, whose product MKPLKGVKVIDFTSSISGPYCGALLADYGAEVYKLERPGRGEDSRLFPPQKDGVPLGFVSINRAKKGLSIDLNKPEGQELFRKLAAKVDVILENYTPGTMKRWNIDYETIKAINPKIVYCSISGFGQFGPLSPLPGYDAVIQAMSGMMMSTGFPDGAPTRTGNAAVDYLSGTFGALGIVMGVLQARTTGQGMHVDVAMLDCVLNTQDVPFLSPMNLGKEVQRFGNRLAYVTPFDTFKTKDGWLMIATANNNNFGALAKVMGREDLMEDPKFADNYQRCVNEAALREIIVGWTVQHGTMELLGMLMKNGVPCSPIQNAGDMLKNPHSEARGLVAEVTHSSGLKVKVPGVAIKIDGQILPVEGASPDVGQHNAEVFGELLGMGEAELAPLKEKGII is encoded by the coding sequence ATGAAACCTTTGAAAGGCGTGAAGGTAATCGATTTCACCAGTTCCATCTCGGGGCCGTACTGTGGCGCCCTTCTGGCGGACTACGGCGCAGAAGTCTACAAGCTGGAGCGGCCGGGCCGGGGAGAGGACTCGCGGCTGTTCCCCCCCCAGAAAGATGGCGTACCCCTGGGCTTCGTCAGCATCAACCGGGCCAAAAAAGGACTCTCGATCGACCTGAACAAGCCGGAGGGACAGGAGCTCTTCCGCAAGCTGGCCGCAAAAGTGGATGTTATCCTTGAGAATTACACCCCTGGCACGATGAAGCGCTGGAACATCGACTACGAGACCATCAAGGCCATCAACCCCAAGATCGTGTACTGCTCCATCTCCGGATTCGGCCAGTTCGGCCCCCTCTCCCCCCTGCCGGGTTACGACGCGGTCATCCAGGCCATGAGCGGCATGATGATGTCCACGGGCTTCCCCGACGGCGCCCCCACGAGAACCGGCAATGCCGCCGTGGATTACCTCAGCGGGACCTTCGGAGCCCTTGGAATCGTGATGGGCGTCCTCCAGGCCCGGACGACGGGCCAGGGCATGCACGTGGACGTCGCCATGCTCGACTGCGTCCTCAACACCCAGGACGTTCCGTTCCTCAGCCCGATGAACCTGGGCAAGGAAGTGCAGCGCTTCGGCAACCGCCTCGCCTACGTCACCCCCTTCGACACCTTCAAGACGAAGGACGGCTGGCTCATGATCGCCACGGCGAACAACAACAACTTCGGCGCCCTCGCCAAGGTGATGGGACGCGAGGACCTGATGGAAGACCCGAAATTCGCCGACAACTATCAGCGCTGCGTGAACGAGGCCGCGCTCCGGGAGATCATTGTCGGCTGGACGGTTCAGCATGGGACCATGGAACTGCTCGGCATGCTGATGAAAAACGGCGTGCCCTGCTCGCCCATCCAGAATGCGGGCGACATGCTGAAAAATCCGCATTCCGAGGCCCGCGGCCTGGTCGCGGAAGTGACCCACTCCAGCGGCCTCAAGGTGAAGGTCCCCGGTGTGGCCATCAAGATCGACGGCCAGATCCTCCCCGTCGAGGGAGCGTCCCCGGACGTCGGCCAGCACAATGCGGAAGTCTTCGGCGAGCTCTTGGGAATGGGAGAGGCGGAGCTTGCGCCTCTGAAAGAAAAGGGTATCATCTGA
- a CDS encoding TetR/AcrR family transcriptional regulator: MAEKTQTKRDTILEAAVRVFAEKGYYSSRTLDISTEAGVAYGSLYHYFSSKDDILLSIFRERWQVLLEKMAEINQAVSDPSEKILAIIDFIFRSYQHNSDMMKVLIMDVPRHSQFYSPENWKVYNAFLKNLADVFREGQEQGIYCREISPLIASYIIYGAVDMTIRQYVYNPEFNHEEFPIEQAKEQIVSVIKQGLSKREV; the protein is encoded by the coding sequence ATGGCGGAGAAGACGCAGACCAAACGCGACACCATCCTGGAAGCCGCCGTCCGGGTCTTCGCCGAGAAGGGGTACTACTCCAGCCGGACCCTGGACATCTCGACGGAGGCCGGGGTGGCCTATGGCTCCCTCTACCACTACTTCTCCAGCAAGGACGACATCCTCCTTTCGATCTTCCGGGAGCGGTGGCAGGTGCTCCTCGAGAAGATGGCCGAGATCAATCAGGCCGTCTCCGATCCAAGCGAGAAAATCCTGGCCATCATCGACTTCATCTTCCGGAGCTATCAGCACAATTCGGACATGATGAAAGTGCTCATCATGGACGTGCCCCGCCACTCGCAGTTCTACTCGCCGGAAAACTGGAAAGTATACAACGCCTTCCTGAAAAACCTGGCGGACGTCTTCCGTGAGGGACAGGAGCAGGGCATTTACTGCAGGGAGATCTCACCCCTGATTGCATCCTATATAATTTACGGGGCCGTGGACATGACGATCCGTCAGTACGTCTACAACCCCGAATTCAACCATGAGGAATTCCCCATCGAACAGGCCAAGGAACAGATCGTTTCAGTAATCAAGCAGGGGCTTTCCAAGAGGGAGGTTTGA
- a CDS encoding acyl-CoA dehydrogenase, protein MGQNFYKRDDRDLRFVLYEQLGIERLLELEAYRDFTREDFDMILSQAQKIAADVMAPTFQDGDREGARFEGGRVTAPKSFHEVWKVFQEGGWFALATKQDFGGQGLPLVIAEAAQEFFMAANFAFGCYAGMGPGNGAMIEKYGTPELKDRFLWKMYDGTWSGSMCLTEPAVGSDAHMVSTKATPDGDLYRIQGTKIFITSGEHDLVENIIHLVIARIEGAPAGAKGVSLFAVPKIWVNEDGSLGEPNDVSCIGIEHKMGLNGSATCVMNFGENGNCRGYLIGQAGMGLAYMFDMVNLARMAVGLESVAFGTNIYANVLAYARERIQGVPFGRKGERVRIVEHADVRRMLMNIKSITEGMRALVFKAYYMEDLSKSAATEEERKTALGRLEFLTPLVKAYGSDRIFELGREGIQILGGYGFTKEYPVEQYTRDCKILSIWDGTNYIQSVDLIGRKLNMEGGKVFRDWMDEVMDLIRKGQKVGVLSGEFTLLEEALETVMELALLYGSFLKEGNVDLVPLTSTRFLDCVAEVAIAHLLLEQALIARDKLQAGDLSEVDRAFYEGKAHTAAYYANNLLPQVFGRARIIRLRDDSAVRIPEDSL, encoded by the coding sequence ATGGGCCAGAACTTTTACAAGCGGGACGACCGGGATCTTCGGTTCGTCCTTTATGAGCAGCTGGGAATCGAGCGGCTCCTCGAGCTGGAGGCCTACCGGGATTTCACCCGGGAGGACTTCGACATGATTCTCTCGCAGGCGCAGAAGATCGCCGCCGACGTCATGGCGCCGACGTTCCAGGACGGGGACCGGGAGGGAGCCCGGTTCGAGGGCGGCCGGGTCACGGCACCCAAATCATTCCATGAAGTCTGGAAGGTGTTCCAGGAGGGCGGCTGGTTCGCCCTCGCCACGAAGCAGGATTTCGGCGGCCAGGGCCTCCCCCTGGTCATCGCCGAGGCGGCCCAGGAATTCTTCATGGCCGCCAATTTCGCCTTCGGCTGCTACGCCGGCATGGGACCCGGCAACGGGGCGATGATCGAGAAGTACGGAACGCCGGAGCTCAAGGACCGCTTCCTGTGGAAGATGTACGACGGGACGTGGAGCGGCTCCATGTGCCTCACCGAGCCGGCGGTCGGCTCCGACGCCCACATGGTCTCGACGAAGGCAACGCCGGACGGGGACCTGTACAGGATCCAGGGTACGAAGATCTTCATCACCTCCGGCGAGCACGACCTGGTGGAAAACATCATCCACCTCGTCATCGCCCGGATCGAGGGGGCCCCGGCGGGCGCCAAGGGCGTATCCCTCTTCGCGGTGCCCAAGATCTGGGTGAACGAGGACGGCTCCCTCGGAGAGCCCAACGACGTGTCCTGCATCGGCATCGAGCACAAGATGGGCCTCAACGGCTCGGCCACCTGCGTCATGAACTTCGGCGAGAACGGGAACTGCCGCGGCTACCTGATCGGCCAGGCCGGCATGGGCCTGGCCTACATGTTCGACATGGTGAACCTGGCCCGGATGGCCGTGGGCCTGGAGTCGGTGGCCTTCGGGACGAACATCTACGCCAACGTCCTGGCCTACGCCAGGGAGCGCATCCAGGGTGTGCCCTTCGGCAGGAAGGGAGAGCGGGTGCGGATCGTGGAGCACGCGGACGTCCGGCGGATGCTGATGAACATCAAGTCCATAACGGAAGGCATGCGGGCCCTGGTCTTCAAGGCCTACTACATGGAGGACCTGTCCAAGTCGGCGGCCACGGAAGAGGAGCGAAAGACCGCCCTGGGCAGGCTGGAGTTCCTGACACCCCTGGTGAAGGCCTACGGCTCCGACCGGATCTTCGAGCTGGGCCGGGAAGGCATCCAGATCCTCGGCGGCTACGGCTTCACCAAGGAGTACCCGGTAGAGCAGTACACCCGGGACTGCAAGATCCTCTCCATCTGGGACGGCACGAACTACATCCAGTCGGTGGACCTCATTGGCCGGAAGCTGAACATGGAAGGCGGAAAGGTCTTCCGGGACTGGATGGACGAAGTCATGGACCTGATCCGGAAGGGGCAGAAGGTGGGTGTTCTCTCCGGCGAATTCACCCTCCTGGAGGAGGCCCTCGAGACGGTCATGGAGCTGGCCCTGCTCTACGGCTCCTTCCTCAAGGAAGGGAACGTGGACCTGGTTCCCCTGACCTCCACCCGCTTCCTCGACTGTGTCGCCGAGGTCGCCATTGCCCATCTGCTCCTGGAGCAGGCCCTCATCGCCAGGGACAAGCTCCAGGCCGGGGACCTCAGTGAAGTGGACCGGGCCTTCTATGAAGGAAAAGCGCACACCGCGGCCTACTATGCAAACAACCTCCTCCCCCAGGTCTTCGGGCGGGCCCGCATCATCCGGCTCCGGGACGACTCGGCCGTCCGCATCCCGGAAGACAGCTTGTAG
- a CDS encoding MaoC/PaaZ C-terminal domain-containing protein gives MDKLFLEDYAVGEVLKSPARTITETDITFFAMLTGDWHPIHTNVEFAKKAFFGERIAHGMLSLCIGSALIFRLGQYVALPKSFIAFYGMDSVRFTGPVKIGDTIHCEVTVDKIDMKDDKTGVIVSKNAIKNQRGEDVVIYTTRALCGRKPKG, from the coding sequence ATGGACAAGCTGTTTTTGGAAGATTACGCAGTTGGAGAAGTTCTGAAATCGCCCGCCCGCACCATCACCGAGACGGACATCACGTTCTTTGCCATGCTGACGGGGGACTGGCACCCCATTCATACCAACGTCGAGTTCGCCAAGAAGGCGTTTTTCGGCGAGCGGATCGCCCACGGCATGCTGAGCCTGTGCATCGGCAGCGCCCTCATCTTCCGGCTCGGCCAGTACGTCGCCCTGCCCAAGTCTTTCATCGCCTTTTACGGAATGGATTCGGTCCGGTTCACCGGCCCCGTCAAGATCGGGGACACGATCCACTGCGAAGTCACCGTGGATAAAATCGACATGAAGGACGACAAGACGGGCGTCATCGTCTCGAAGAACGCCATCAAGAACCAGCGGGGCGAAGATGTCGTGATCTATACGACGAGGGCCCTCTGCGGGAGAAAACCGAAAGGCTGA
- a CDS encoding SpoIIE family protein phosphatase — MQDPGYLFNHHRRSVRRPGLLGARIRAGSTGSSPAAGVGDGILIYPDKGFFAVGDGSDRNPRAVRRIMEGFNTILDGLPDLRADRVLREDEAAILRERVLLAAAMLIRDLYPSDGCTFTGVLLFRMETGLQGLLFHAGDSLLYRIDMENGTVRRLTENNFWFVGRADRFSQVEEISLDASSRLVFATDGFATLLPSGEDDAGELGEVCRRHPVEELPDILFERYDRPGQVLDDAAVLCLSPSGGTGDGPPFILGGTSAAEEQRRTRDFEGHPPGDGYTIHVPGTGDGHPAIY; from the coding sequence TTGCAAGACCCGGGCTATCTTTTTAATCATCACCGCCGTTCGGTCCGCCGCCCCGGTCTTCTCGGGGCGCGGATCCGGGCGGGATCGACGGGATCGTCGCCGGCTGCGGGAGTCGGCGACGGAATCCTGATTTACCCCGACAAGGGCTTCTTCGCCGTCGGGGACGGATCCGACCGGAATCCCCGGGCGGTCCGGCGGATCATGGAAGGCTTCAATACGATCCTGGACGGGCTTCCGGATCTGCGGGCTGACCGGGTTCTCCGGGAGGACGAAGCGGCCATCCTCCGGGAACGTGTGCTCCTGGCTGCAGCAATGCTGATCCGGGATCTTTACCCGTCCGACGGCTGCACCTTTACGGGAGTCCTGCTCTTCCGGATGGAAACGGGCCTTCAGGGCCTGTTGTTTCACGCGGGCGACAGCCTGCTGTACCGGATCGACATGGAAAACGGCACGGTGCGGAGGCTGACGGAAAACAACTTCTGGTTCGTCGGCCGGGCCGACCGGTTTTCGCAGGTCGAGGAAATTTCCCTGGACGCCTCGTCCCGCCTGGTCTTCGCCACGGACGGCTTCGCCACCCTGCTCCCGTCGGGGGAGGACGACGCCGGGGAGCTCGGCGAGGTCTGCAGGCGGCATCCCGTGGAAGAGCTCCCGGACATCCTGTTCGAGCGGTACGACCGGCCCGGGCAGGTCCTGGACGATGCGGCGGTCCTCTGTCTTTCCCCCTCCGGAGGGACGGGCGACGGCCCCCCCTTCATCCTCGGGGGAACCAGCGCCGCGGAAGAGCAGCGGAGAACAAGGGATTTCGAGGGGCATCCTCCGGGAGACGGCTACACAATCCACGTTCCGGGCACCGGAGACGGCCACCCGGCCATATACTGA
- a CDS encoding acyl-CoA dehydrogenase family protein, translating into MYNDYFGESHDMLRDSVRRFVAREIAPHLEKWEEEGIIPLELYKKAGDAGFIGLGYPEEYGGTPGDIFHQVAYTEEIMRCGAVGLPSSLGSSAIAVPPILALGTEEQKQKFVPPVLAGDKIAVLGVTEPSGGSDVANLLTRAVRKGDKYIVNGSKTFITSGSRADYVTTAVRTGGPGHGGISLLIIEKGTPGFTCSKKLEKMGWWSSDTAELSFDDCEVPAENLLGVENKGFVGIMVNFQKERLYLSVEAHAVAEMALEESIKYAKERIAFGKPLTGFQVTRHKLAEMATQVEAAKQMSYSVAARLANGLPAYKEACMAKNFATKVCDRVVYDAVQIHGGYGYCREYLVERLYRDSRLFAIGGGTYEIMNEVISKQMGL; encoded by the coding sequence ATGTACAACGACTATTTCGGTGAATCACACGACATGCTGAGGGACAGCGTCCGGCGGTTCGTCGCCCGGGAGATCGCGCCACACCTCGAAAAGTGGGAAGAGGAGGGGATCATCCCCCTGGAGCTGTACAAGAAGGCCGGGGACGCCGGTTTTATCGGGCTCGGCTATCCCGAGGAATACGGCGGAACGCCGGGAGACATCTTTCACCAGGTGGCCTACACGGAGGAGATCATGCGCTGCGGCGCCGTCGGCCTCCCGTCGAGCCTCGGCTCCAGCGCCATCGCCGTGCCCCCCATCCTGGCCCTGGGCACGGAAGAGCAAAAGCAGAAGTTTGTCCCCCCGGTCCTGGCGGGCGACAAGATCGCCGTCCTGGGCGTGACGGAGCCGAGCGGCGGCTCCGACGTGGCGAACCTCCTCACCCGGGCCGTCCGGAAAGGCGACAAGTACATCGTCAACGGCTCGAAGACCTTCATCACCAGCGGCAGCCGGGCGGACTATGTAACCACCGCCGTCCGGACCGGCGGACCGGGCCACGGCGGCATCAGCCTCCTCATCATCGAAAAGGGGACGCCCGGATTCACCTGCTCGAAGAAGCTCGAGAAGATGGGCTGGTGGTCCTCCGACACGGCGGAGCTGAGCTTCGACGACTGCGAGGTCCCGGCGGAGAACCTCCTGGGAGTCGAAAACAAGGGGTTTGTCGGGATCATGGTGAATTTCCAGAAGGAGCGCCTCTACCTCTCGGTGGAAGCCCACGCCGTGGCGGAGATGGCCCTCGAAGAATCGATCAAGTACGCCAAGGAGCGGATCGCCTTCGGCAAGCCCCTGACGGGCTTCCAGGTGACGCGCCACAAGCTCGCTGAGATGGCGACCCAGGTGGAGGCGGCCAAGCAGATGAGCTACAGCGTCGCCGCCCGGCTCGCCAACGGCCTGCCCGCCTACAAGGAGGCCTGCATGGCGAAGAACTTCGCCACGAAGGTCTGCGACCGGGTGGTCTACGACGCCGTCCAGATCCACGGCGGCTATGGCTACTGCCGGGAATACCTGGTGGAGCGGCTCTACCGCGACTCCCGCCTGTTCGCCATCGGCGGCGGGACGTACGAGATCATGAATGAAGTGATCAGCAAACAAATGGGTTTATAA
- a CDS encoding PHP domain-containing protein → MEMDLHIHTNRYSGCSNLPPSGLLRKAREAGLDGIVLTEHGIRWSDDNLQELVETSGVKDLLVLAGQEVACYTRRGEFQGEFLLFGYPRSLGSSRSLETILELVHGEGGVVIAAHPFKKIVSSNSDFYGAGFRVYDYDLDGLEVAHPSYDRESATLAEEAMKKRNLAGIGCSDAHDLRSVGLCRTVFPDPISDMEGLCEAIRARRVTARCLKAV, encoded by the coding sequence ATGGAGATGGATCTTCACATCCATACCAATAGATACTCCGGTTGCAGCAACCTGCCCCCGTCGGGCCTTCTCCGGAAGGCCCGGGAAGCGGGTCTGGACGGCATCGTCCTGACGGAGCACGGGATCCGCTGGTCCGACGACAACCTTCAGGAGCTCGTCGAAACCAGCGGCGTGAAGGACCTGCTCGTCCTGGCAGGCCAGGAGGTGGCCTGCTACACCCGGCGCGGGGAATTCCAGGGGGAATTTCTGCTGTTCGGATATCCCCGCAGCCTCGGATCGAGCCGTTCCCTGGAGACGATCCTCGAACTGGTTCACGGGGAGGGAGGCGTCGTCATCGCGGCCCACCCCTTCAAGAAAATCGTATCCTCCAACAGCGATTTCTACGGCGCCGGGTTCCGGGTCTACGACTACGACCTGGACGGACTGGAGGTGGCCCATCCCTCCTACGACCGCGAAAGCGCCACCCTGGCGGAGGAGGCTATGAAAAAGCGGAACCTGGCCGGCATCGGCTGCAGCGACGCCCATGACTTGAGGAGCGTCGGCCTCTGCCGGACGGTGTTTCCGGACCCCATCAGCGACATGGAGGGCCTCTGCGAAGCAATCCGGGCCCGCCGTGTCACCGCACGGTGCCTGAAGGCCGTGTAA
- a CDS encoding AMP-binding protein produces the protein MSKAFKAPRNREEIMAWIDSIPLYKGDQPLDLAFKSREEIRSAQDANLVAQMERLEKQSPFYREKFKEWGVDPQSIKSVDDLEKIPVTSKADYMKDRGESFKLDMDFAKIMDYILYEITYTTGTTTGLPSRFYNTTYDMFLQTWMFRIGCKICYLEPDDILMNLFPFHFIPHIGYYKTVHFASAVGMTMCWGFTGAPLPGFPYSIHRSMQQAIEDIEKKKVNALSGIASYIRRLIMTAEEQGRDLSRINKIQALGEAVPKGMRDDMRKRLQKMGAGEVFISNAFGFTESQTAFQECAELGGAHCGVPQMYYFEAVDENGKRKPDGEPGLLCITHLDRRGTCLLRYLVGDIVAITNEPCPICGRNDQRIVTTVGSTYGTRTSELMKVKGTLINPETMRDAVANTPGVIEYQFIVTKEKADDPYSMDLLILKVGADEGVDKAKMEVELKEKVKRAVELTPKVEFVPFAEIFNPGQTLKATRIVDQRPKE, from the coding sequence ATGTCGAAAGCGTTCAAAGCACCGCGGAACCGAGAAGAGATCATGGCCTGGATCGACAGTATTCCCCTGTACAAAGGGGACCAGCCGCTGGACCTCGCCTTCAAGAGCAGGGAGGAGATCCGGAGCGCCCAGGACGCCAACCTGGTCGCCCAGATGGAGAGGCTGGAGAAGCAGAGCCCCTTCTATCGGGAGAAGTTCAAGGAGTGGGGCGTCGATCCCCAGTCGATCAAGAGCGTCGACGACCTGGAAAAGATCCCCGTCACGAGCAAGGCCGACTACATGAAGGACCGGGGCGAATCCTTCAAGCTGGACATGGATTTCGCCAAGATCATGGATTACATCCTCTACGAGATCACGTACACCACCGGGACGACCACGGGGCTTCCCTCCCGTTTCTACAACACGACCTACGACATGTTCCTGCAGACCTGGATGTTCCGGATCGGCTGCAAGATCTGTTACCTCGAGCCCGACGACATCCTCATGAACCTCTTCCCGTTCCACTTCATTCCCCACATCGGATACTACAAGACGGTCCACTTCGCCTCCGCCGTGGGGATGACGATGTGCTGGGGCTTCACCGGCGCGCCCCTGCCCGGATTCCCCTACAGCATTCATCGCTCCATGCAGCAGGCCATCGAGGATATCGAGAAGAAGAAGGTCAACGCCCTCTCGGGGATCGCCTCCTACATCCGGCGGCTCATCATGACCGCGGAGGAGCAGGGGCGCGATCTCTCCCGGATCAACAAGATCCAGGCCCTGGGCGAGGCGGTGCCCAAGGGGATGCGGGACGACATGCGCAAGCGCCTCCAGAAGATGGGGGCCGGCGAGGTCTTCATCAGCAACGCCTTCGGGTTCACCGAGAGCCAGACGGCCTTCCAGGAGTGCGCGGAGCTGGGCGGGGCCCACTGCGGGGTGCCCCAGATGTACTATTTCGAGGCCGTGGACGAGAACGGGAAGCGCAAACCCGACGGGGAGCCGGGGCTCCTGTGCATCACCCACCTGGATCGCCGGGGCACCTGCCTGCTGCGCTATCTCGTGGGCGACATCGTCGCCATCACGAACGAGCCTTGCCCCATTTGCGGCCGCAACGACCAGCGGATCGTGACGACCGTGGGCAGCACCTACGGCACCCGGACCAGCGAGCTCATGAAGGTCAAGGGGACCCTCATCAACCCGGAGACCATGCGGGACGCCGTGGCCAACACGCCGGGCGTCATCGAGTACCAGTTCATCGTCACCAAGGAAAAGGCCGACGATCCCTACTCCATGGACCTCCTGATCCTGAAGGTCGGGGCCGACGAGGGCGTGGACAAGGCCAAAATGGAAGTGGAGCTGAAGGAAAAAGTCAAGCGGGCCGTGGAGCTGACACCGAAGGTGGAGTTCGTGCCGTTCGCGGAGATCTTCAATCCGGGCCAGACCCTGAAGGCCACCCGGATCGTCGACCAGCGGCCCAAGGAATAA
- a CDS encoding class I adenylate-forming enzyme family protein, which yields MVLGDFLKKYAAERPNREAVVFQDRRFTFRDYDEQTDRVAAGLLRLGVRKGDRVGIYIPNWPENVFLYLGAAKIGAVAVPVSWRFTPQEVRFVIDDAGISVLAMTAGFLGLDFLQSLASVRSELSTLRQVVILERDKAAAGMIPYDDFLSDPGPDLTKAKSAVQPDDPTLFIYTSGTTGVPKASVLTHRNLISYTDGQIASTGFSGDHRLLLNIPLNHVGGAVMAVIACLNAGNTLVMMDMFNPEETLKIIEKEKITVIGQVPAQYALELLNPNVEKYSLQSIQVAIVSSQPCPSELILAIRGKMGVMPRNAYGLTEVSGAVTFTHPDHGEEKLKYAVGRAIPGVDLVIMDERNTILSRGEVGEIAIKGDPVMKGYWRRPDEDRRVFDDKGYFHTGDMGRIEEDGSLVIVGRKKEMFIRGGENVYPPEVEEALAKHPDVLMSAVVGRPDPVMGEVGRAYIMPKPGTNPTAEGIREFLKDRLANYKIPEDVIFRAQLPLTLLGKVKKLDLYEEIKKEFKKPA from the coding sequence ATGGTGCTGGGAGATTTTCTCAAGAAATACGCTGCGGAACGTCCAAACCGGGAAGCCGTTGTCTTCCAGGACCGGCGATTTACGTTCCGGGATTATGACGAACAGACGGACCGCGTCGCCGCGGGGCTCCTCAGGCTCGGGGTCCGGAAGGGAGACCGGGTCGGCATCTACATCCCCAACTGGCCGGAAAATGTCTTTCTCTACCTCGGAGCGGCAAAGATCGGCGCCGTGGCGGTCCCCGTGAGCTGGCGCTTCACGCCCCAGGAGGTCCGCTTCGTCATCGATGACGCCGGGATCTCCGTCCTCGCCATGACGGCGGGATTCCTGGGATTGGACTTCCTGCAGAGCCTGGCCTCCGTCCGGAGCGAGCTCTCCACCCTCCGGCAGGTCGTGATCCTGGAGCGAGACAAGGCCGCGGCCGGAATGATTCCGTACGATGATTTCCTCTCCGATCCGGGACCGGATCTGACGAAGGCGAAATCGGCCGTACAGCCGGACGATCCGACCCTGTTCATCTACACGTCCGGAACCACCGGCGTGCCCAAGGCCTCTGTCCTGACCCACCGGAATCTGATCTCCTATACCGACGGCCAGATCGCCAGCACCGGCTTCTCCGGAGACCACCGGCTCCTCCTGAACATCCCGCTGAACCACGTCGGCGGCGCCGTCATGGCCGTCATCGCCTGTCTGAACGCGGGCAATACCCTCGTCATGATGGACATGTTCAACCCCGAGGAGACCCTCAAGATCATTGAAAAGGAGAAGATCACCGTCATCGGCCAGGTGCCGGCCCAGTACGCCCTGGAGCTCCTGAACCCGAACGTGGAGAAATACAGCCTGCAGTCCATCCAGGTGGCCATCGTCTCCAGCCAGCCCTGCCCGTCGGAGCTGATCCTGGCGATCCGGGGAAAGATGGGCGTCATGCCCCGGAATGCTTACGGGCTCACCGAGGTAAGCGGCGCCGTCACCTTCACCCACCCGGACCACGGCGAGGAGAAGCTGAAATACGCCGTCGGCCGGGCCATCCCGGGGGTGGACCTCGTCATCATGGACGAGCGGAACACCATCCTCTCCCGGGGCGAGGTGGGCGAGATCGCCATCAAGGGCGATCCCGTCATGAAGGGCTACTGGAGGCGTCCCGACGAGGACCGGCGGGTATTCGACGACAAGGGATACTTCCACACAGGCGACATGGGCCGCATCGAAGAGGACGGCTCCCTCGTCATCGTGGGCCGGAAGAAGGAAATGTTCATCCGCGGAGGTGAGAACGTCTACCCGCCGGAGGTGGAGGAGGCCCTGGCGAAGCATCCCGACGTCCTGATGAGCGCCGTCGTCGGGAGGCCCGATCCCGTCATGGGCGAGGTGGGCCGCGCCTACATCATGCCGAAGCCGGGGACGAACCCGACGGCCGAGGGCATCCGGGAGTTCCTCAAGGACAGGCTGGCGAACTACAAGATCCCCGAGGACGTCATTTTCCGGGCCCAGCTCCCCCTCACCCTGCTGGGCAAGGTGAAGAAGCTCGACCTCTACGAAGAAATCAAAAAGGAGTTTAAAAAGCCGGCCTGA
- a CDS encoding 3-hydroxyacyl-CoA dehydrogenase family protein, producing the protein MEVKNFTVLGAGTMGHGIAQAAVQAGFDAVLYDVSTEFVEKGAARIQKSLAKRVAKGKLAEDQMKAILGRLKTSTDLAEAVKDADFVVEAVPENLDLKKKIFAELDKLCKPETILATNTSVLSVTAVAGATNRKDQVVGTHFFNPAAVMKLVEIICPVGVADKTVEIAMDTMKRLGKTPIKVKDTPGFIVNRLLGPLYMTAAQMVLEGTATAEDIDTAMKLGAGHPMGPCELADFGGFDVIQMAQDSVFEYTHSEADKLNILYRKMIEAGRLGFKNGKGFYDYLPDGTKKPFKVF; encoded by the coding sequence ATGGAAGTAAAAAATTTCACCGTTCTGGGAGCCGGAACCATGGGCCACGGCATCGCCCAGGCCGCCGTCCAGGCGGGTTTTGACGCAGTCCTCTACGATGTCAGCACGGAGTTCGTCGAGAAGGGAGCCGCCCGGATCCAGAAGAGCCTCGCCAAGCGGGTCGCAAAGGGGAAACTGGCGGAAGACCAGATGAAGGCCATCCTGGGCCGCCTGAAAACCTCCACGGACCTGGCAGAGGCCGTGAAGGATGCCGACTTCGTCGTCGAGGCCGTCCCGGAGAACCTGGACCTGAAGAAGAAGATCTTCGCGGAGCTGGATAAACTCTGCAAGCCCGAAACGATCCTGGCCACAAACACCTCCGTCCTGTCGGTCACGGCCGTCGCGGGGGCGACCAACCGGAAGGACCAGGTCGTGGGAACCCACTTCTTCAATCCCGCCGCGGTGATGAAGCTCGTCGAGATCATCTGCCCTGTCGGCGTGGCGGACAAGACCGTGGAGATCGCCATGGATACGATGAAGCGCCTGGGAAAGACCCCGATCAAGGTCAAGGACACACCCGGGTTCATCGTGAACCGCCTGCTGGGCCCCCTTTACATGACGGCCGCCCAGATGGTCCTCGAGGGGACCGCCACGGCGGAGGACATCGACACGGCCATGAAGCTGGGTGCGGGACACCCCATGGGGCCCTGCGAGCTGGCTGACTTCGGTGGCTTCGACGTCATCCAGATGGCCCAGGATTCGGTCTTCGAGTACACCCATTCCGAGGCGGACAAGCTGAACATCCTGTACCGCAAGATGATCGAGGCCGGCCGCCTGGGATTCAAGAACGGCAAGGGCTTCTATGACTACCTGCCGGACGGGACGAAGAAACCCTTCAAGGTTTTCTGA